CAATTGAGGCGTCGAAGTCCACACTTGCCAAGTTCATCTCCAGCTTTGCTAAGCCTGACCTTCATGTCGATCCTCCAAAAGAACCAATGGCCGAGGCATAGACCGAGCAATTTTATTCATCTTTTATCAGTGGTTATACTAGATACTTTGGtgttgttggtgattttagaatcatcaatgtattttagtagtaatgtgatctactataggctgatgcaattacgcgttagactcggaatcgagtcaggttagtgcggagtgcacgctcggtgagccaacgcataattgaccgcgaatacgaaccggggtccaaggggcggagcccctgaacgttgatgaccctagtttgaaattgtttggaaaattgtgacttttcggaacaattgtgatcattcgtgcaaacacaaccttgtatataaggttgcttgcagcctaaggaaaAAGAACAGAAAACCAGAAACAGAATTCTGAAACAGAAATTCGAACAACACAACAtctctctactttctttatctgttctcttgtgccaagaaacagattgattgtcaagcattatcccaacaaagatttcgtgaacccaggcaattatagggtcgaaataatttgttcggaaagtggacaCTCACAattcttgactttatccaggattatcacaaccAGATTTCTAACAGGTGTTGGATGTATGCAAAAACCTGAGATTCTTATGAGTGATAAGTATTTAAGCAATTTGCAGGAGTTCAATGTTGATGACTGTTTAAGTTTTTTCTGATTCAATTAAAAGATTGGATTTAAGCAAAATATGGGTCAAAAAATTGTACTCATTATTCTGTCGTCTAAGCAAGCTTGTGTGGCTCAATCACTTCCAATTTATTCTACACGCTGGCTACACGAACAACTCTCTTAAATTACTCAGGAAAATACAAAGTACATATTCAAAACTAACAAACATCTTTCTTAAATTTTCTCTACAACACTTTGGACAATCCTCTTAAATTCTGAATGCTCTCTCACATTTTCTCTTCCTCCTCGTATTCTCACCGTGTGCCTTCACCCCCATCCATCAAAACTGATCAATTTAAGGTTAAAGCTTGTAACGGTTAAACGATATAATAAtacaattgaatttttttttggagaatctAATTTTTGTGTGTgaatatagtaaaataaaaagGTGAGTTTAAAAGTAAATCTCTATTGATATATCAAGAAATTGTTTGAGTTTACGAGGGAGAATATAAGTATGTTTCagtttgttatttttgtttgaTGTTTAGGTTGTAAAGGAAATGATAAAAAATGTGACGCCCAATTGTCGGTTTCAATCCTTTTACGTACTTCTTGTTAGTTGATAGGTGGTGAATCGGGGAGGAGTAAGTAAGACAATCCTAGAGCTCACCAAAAGGTTATGGATCCTAATATTGGAATAGGTTGGAGAGTAATTTTCAGGTATAGTTTGGTGTGCCATTTACATCTTTGTTTAAGAACTTGGAAAAGGTAGAAGATGAATGACACCTTAGTGTTTAATTAAGCGCTTCATGATTTTAGTTCAAGAGGGTGAGCTAAATAGAGGAACATTTATTGGTATTTGATTATTTATGCAATTTCTAGTATTGCAAGTTTGCAACAAATGTAATGATAAAGATAGGCAAATATATTTAGCTTCATGGTCCATTTAAAATAAGTTTGATGAAAATGACAAGAACTCTTGAAGACACTCGTCACCTTAATAATTAGGGCTCGATGTCTGGGTGATTTGTGGACTTGAAGGGCGACGCCCATGAAATTCAGAAGGGCATACCCGCAAAAAAGGATGACAAAATAttccaattaatttttttttgaaaaatcacTAATGATTTATTTTGTAATTGAGATATGTTAGAAACAAGAAGCGAGACATCCAATGGTACAATCTACAGTAATGCTCAAGTTCCTTTATAAGAGGAGATAATGATTTTTGGGCTGTAAGAATTAAGACCTCTTTGAATGTCTTGAACACATCCGAAATGGAATATGAAGAACCAGCGATTACAACAAAAAATACAATTACACAACGTCAAGAATTGAGACAAGAAAATTCCAGATGTTGGAGTTCTTGGGATGATTCAACGAGGAGTTTCTCTAACTATATTTGCACAGATTATGAGAGCAAAAACAGCCAATGAAGCATGAGAAATCCTACAACTGAAGAAGACTCAGAAGTGAGAATGGTTAAACTTCAATCTCATAAAAAAGATTTTAAGAGTGAAAGAATGAAGGAGAATAAGAGATTGAACTAATATCTCAATAGACTATCTCAGTTGAGGAATCAAATGAGGTTAAGCACAACTGTACGAAGAGCTAAATGCAATTCATATCTTTCACTGTcagatatttataatttaagaatcttttagtttttgtttcctttttctctCTATGAATTCGTACCATTCAACTTGTAACAAATAGAAAGCACTTGTTTATTTTGGATCCATAACTTGTCCCTGCACATCTGTTAAATAATAACAGATGCACAAGCAGAGAGGAAGACCCTAGTCAGCAAAAATGTTATGATGCTCATAATGGAGTGATGAATTCATCACAAACTATTCCAAATATTAGTGAAAGACTAGATTCAATATCTCATGACTGCTATGGAGAAATATACCAATTAAAATGGACAGTTTGTCGACAAAAGTGGATGAAACAACTCTAAAAATCAAACAGAAATTAACTACCCAAATATATGTAGAACCTTTTAGAGCATGCAAGCATCATTTTAAAAGGGTTCTTGTCAAATGTTCTCTGGCTGTAGCCCATGCTTGAGTTAGAGTCTGCAACATCAGAAACTCACTTTCAGATTAAAGATCAAGAAACATTTCATAGTGAttctaaaatttaattatttgatCCATCAAAAGTCAAAGGTGATTCAAAACTGGGCTAGCAAAAGTGTTTGTTACATAATTGCTATCAAGCGCAGTGTTATCAAATCGCGGACCATCGCggtgagccaaaaatccgctattttaGCCGCTATTTGGCAGCGAATAGCGGaaatagcgcgctatagcggGCAATACCGGCGTCGCgattagccaaaaatccgctagcTATGGCGCCGCTAtagccgctatttgataacactgatcAAGCGTAATGTAACTTATGTAAGTTTGACAAATAATCTTACAGTAGCACCTATGTTCTATCAggcaaattttttaaaatataaaaaagcaCACATCAATACCAGAAACTAAGCTGAAAGAGTGTTGCATTACCTGCTCTGACAAGGGGGCATCAGCATCCAAGCTATGGGAGGTCACTTTTTCAGCAATAAGAGGTCCATTTGTTTCAAGTATTATCCTTCAAGCAAAAAATTAACTATTATTGACGAAAAAGAATACAGCAAACAAAAGACaatttgaagcaaagaaatataTGCGCACCCTCCGTCAACAATCTCGTCAAGACATAAAAGAATGAGGTCCAAATTCTCAAGTGCCTCTCTTTTGTCAACATTGCTCCTGTAAGGCACAGAAAGTAATAAACGAAACAAAACATGATGAGTAAAGAAGCATCTGGTTTTAAATCCAGATAGAATAATACAACCAAAACTACCTCAACAGAAGGGTGACTGCATCAAAGAAACCTTGAAGAACTGATGCCAAAATGAGTTCATTTTCATCATCACCACCAGTGACAAAGAAATGCAGGTCTTGCACAAATTTGTAAATAATGATATTGTTCTCAAGTAGTGTTACCTCAGCTGCATGTAACGATATATTAGTTTTAAAAGAAACATGATAACCAATACTGCTGATAAAAGTTTGCACTTCTGCGATAAAAATAACACCATTAATAAGTGTTAGACATATAACTTATAAGAGTGTGTTTGTTTTAAGATATCATGAAATTTTCCTGGGAAAGTAAGCATGGGAACACAAAATTCCCACATTTGgtacaagttatggaaaaataTTCCTGGCCCTGCCTAAGGTTTAGGGGTGTTCCCATCGTAAGTTGTAAATCAGTAGCctatcccaaaaaaaaaagttggaaaTCAGTATAGCAGGCTACTGTTACCACTACAAGTGAACAATACTATTTAtcaattaatataaatataaatcaaaGGGACAAAACAAAATATTACATGTTTAGTACTATAGCTGACCTGAAAATTTTGATACATTCAAACACAGGCTTTTTCAAGCATTACTTTTTTGCTAATATGCTAACAAACAAGGATGTTTGAATATTATATGGAGGCCTTTGAACTGTCAGGCAATGTCAGAGAGGAATGCACGGCTGAAGTAAATAATGATCCAATGCATTTCTAAACTTGTAATGCACACCAGGCAGAAATGCTGGCTCATATTATTGTTTCAAAAGACTTCACTCAACTATTTTTCATATTGATGCAAGACACCAACTGATGAGACCACGAGAAACACAAGATCTACCTTCGTCCATGTTATAGAAAAGAAGTTCCAGAAACTCTTCAATGTAGTTATTAATCCAACTCCAAGGCAACATTATGACTTTTTTTAATGAGGTTAATAATTAGCTCTAAAGTGCAAGTAAATAGAACTACAAAGCATGAATGCCTATAAATAAAAGGTTTATGCATGGTAGAATAACATATAAACACAATTACATCCATTACGTCAAGGATCATGTTAAATTGCTATAGCCACCACGCCTAGGACACAAGCACCCAATATAAAACTAAGTGACTTCATATTGTGATGTGCTTGTCAAACTCTGCTGCTTACCTTCTGTCCGAGCATTTGTCTTAAGAGTCTTACTGAATACAAACTTCTCGAAAGCTAACTTTGAATTGTTTGTTGGCCAGTCATCTGAGTAATACTTGACCGCCACACGCTTCCCTTCAGAATCTAAAAGAAGAATATTTTTTATCGAAGGACACTGGCCCTACAGATGGAACAAAATAGCAACAAGTCACGAAAGGAGGACTCAATTCATTGATCACAAATACCCTGCACATATATTAGAAGCTCCAACCCCTCCCTGCTCTCACTCTCTCTAAAATTGGCAAAAcagtaaatataaaataaaaatcgaAGCTAAATGCACACAGCATTCAGCTTCACCCGCaattcaaaagaaaacaaaacttaTTTGGCATcgaaacatttttctttttattagcaCCCACTTCCAACTACGACGCAATATCAGCAA
This portion of the Lotus japonicus ecotype B-129 chromosome 3, LjGifu_v1.2 genome encodes:
- the LOC130746539 gene encoding coatomer subunit zeta-2-like — encoded protein: MASNGQCPSIKNILLLDSEGKRVAVKYYSDDWPTNNSKLAFEKFVFSKTLKTNARTEAEVTLLENNIIIYKFVQDLHFFVTGGDDENELILASVLQGFFDAVTLLLRSNVDKREALENLDLILLCLDEIVDGGIILETNGPLIAEKVTSHSLDADAPLSEQTLTQAWATAREHLTRTLLK